In Trifolium pratense cultivar HEN17-A07 linkage group LG7, ARS_RC_1.1, whole genome shotgun sequence, a genomic segment contains:
- the LOC123899027 gene encoding zinc finger CCCH domain-containing protein 48-like, protein MVTKWTRIDRRIIPTTCYYWLNGRCNRNPCRFLHSKPPIVTKTVNCNGGRKRCSESESEENSLTKRAATVWIRNSGDCISKTPLVEPSQTSSPTISTQVVGEVSQTSSHTSSTEVVETAESSSPILSTAVVEVSQSSSAILSTELCKYWINGNCVHGDKCRDMHSWFSGDRLSAVTNLEGHKKLVTGITLPVGTNKLFSGSTDGTVRIWDCHTAQCANVTNLGDEVNSLISQGPWIFVGLSNIVKAWNIQNGSGYTLEVPNGRVLAMTVGKDTLLAGAEDGVISAWKGSSEANSPFKLVASLLGHSKSVVCLTVGCPNKRLFSGSMDHSIKVWDLDTFECKMTLNGHTDTVTSLICWGNFLLSSSLDCTIKVWAESQEKTLQVAYSHNVENGIVALNAMTDAEDKTILFCSCRDNSVRLYELPSFTERGRLFARQEVRSIEKGPGGLIFTGDGTGLVTVSKWSEEAKVEAA, encoded by the exons ATGGTCACTAAATGGACAAGAATTGATCGACGAATTATCCCCACAACATGTTATTACTGGTTGAATGGGAGATGCAATCGAAACCCTTGTAGGTTTCTTCACAGCAAACCTCCTATAGTCACCAAGACCGTCAATTGTAATGGAGGAAGGAAGCGATGTTCTGAGTCTGAGTCTGAAGAAAATTCACTTACTAAGCGTGCAGCCACGGTTTGGATTAGGAATAGTGGAGATTGTATTTCTAAGACACCACTTGTTGAGCCTTCTCAGACTTCATCGCCTACCATATCGACACAAGTTGTCGGAGAAGTTTCTCAGACTTCATCACATACTTCATCGACAGAAGTTGTCGAAACTGCTGAGAGTTCGTCACCTATTTTATCGACAGCAGTTGTCGAAGTTTCTCAGAGTTCGTCAGCTATTTTATCGACAGAATTATGCAAATATTGGATCAACGGAAACTGTGTGCACGGTGATAAATGTCGGGATATGCATTCTTGGTTTTCTGGTGATCGGTTATCAGCAGTAACAAATCTTGAAGGACACAAGAAACTTGTCACAGGAATTACACTTCCAGTTGGGACCAACAAACTTTTCTCTGGAAGTACTGATGGCACAGTTCGGATATGGGACTGTCATACTGCTCAGTGTGCTAATGTGACCAATCTTGGTGATGAAGTCAACTCTTTAATCAGCCAGGGCCCTTGGATTTTTGTTGGTCTATCAAATATTGTCAAG GCATGGAATATTCAGAATGGTTCAGGGTATACTCTTGAAGTGCCTAATGGGCGAGTCCTTGCCATGACTGTTGGCAAAGATACACTTTTAGCTGGTGCAGAG GATGGTGTAATTTCTGCATGGAAGGGCAGCTCTGAAGCCAATTCCCCTTTTAAACTGGTTGCATCACTACTTGGCCACTCTAAATCTGTTGTTTGCCTTACTGTCGGATGCCCCAACAAGAGGCTTTTCTCGGGATCCATGGACCACAGTATTAAG GTTTGGGATCTTGACACATTTGAGTGTAAAATGACACTCAATGGGCATACTGACACAGTCACATCCCTTATTTGTTGGGGCAACTTCTTACTATCAAGTTCATTGGACTGCACTATTAAGGTCTGGGCTGAAAGTCAAGAGAAAACTTTGCAAGTGGCATATTCGCACAATGTGGAAAAC GGCATTGTTGCACTTAATGCGATGACTGATGCAGAAGATAAGACTATACTGTTTTGCTCTTGCCGAGACAATTCAGTTCGTCTGTATGAACTACCATC TTTTACAGAGAGGGGTAGACTATTTGCTCGACAAGAAGTTAGATCAATCGAGAAAGGTCCTGGTGGACTGATCTTCACTGGAGATGGAACTGGTTTGGTGACTGTCTCAAAATGGTCGGAAGAAGCCAAAGTAGAAGCAGCATAG